The following coding sequences are from one Mycobacterium bourgelatii window:
- a CDS encoding enoyl-CoA hydratase-related protein, producing the protein METQELEHVIYEKDGPIARIILNNPDAANAQTSEMVHSVNHALDDAQYDYNIKVVIIKANGRGFCSGHVPTGAYPEFKAELEASGKVWRSAAQLFLWPVLKLWEFPKPVIAQVHGYAIGGGTTWALIPEITVCSEDAWFQMPLVPGFGLPGAETMFEPWVFMNYKRAAEYLYTAQRLTAAEALEFGLVNRVVPADELETTVEELAAQIAKAPLITLQAVKSGVIRAWETMGFRTHQQASNDLQAMVTGSAEFQQFLAQLMKKGSKPTDRI; encoded by the coding sequence GTGGAAACGCAAGAGCTCGAGCATGTCATCTATGAAAAAGACGGTCCCATCGCCCGGATCATTCTGAACAATCCGGATGCCGCCAATGCCCAGACCTCCGAAATGGTCCACAGCGTCAACCATGCCTTAGACGACGCGCAGTACGACTACAACATCAAGGTCGTCATCATCAAGGCCAACGGCAGGGGCTTCTGCTCGGGTCACGTGCCCACTGGCGCGTATCCAGAGTTCAAGGCCGAGCTCGAAGCATCGGGGAAAGTCTGGCGATCGGCCGCGCAGTTGTTTCTGTGGCCGGTCCTCAAGCTTTGGGAGTTCCCCAAGCCGGTGATCGCTCAGGTGCACGGCTACGCGATCGGCGGGGGCACCACCTGGGCGCTGATCCCCGAGATCACCGTTTGCTCCGAGGACGCCTGGTTCCAGATGCCACTGGTTCCCGGATTCGGGCTGCCGGGCGCCGAAACGATGTTCGAGCCGTGGGTATTCATGAACTACAAACGCGCCGCCGAGTACCTTTACACCGCCCAGCGGTTGACCGCCGCCGAGGCGCTGGAGTTTGGTTTGGTCAACAGGGTGGTGCCCGCTGACGAACTCGAAACCACCGTCGAGGAGTTGGCCGCGCAGATCGCCAAGGCCCCGCTGATCACGTTGCAAGCGGTCAAGTCCGGCGTCATCCGGGCCTGGGAAACCATGGGTTTCCGCACCCATCAGCAGGCCAGCAATGACCTGCAGGCGATGGTGACCGGCAGCGCGGAGTTCCAACAATTTCTGGCACAACTGATGAAGAAGGGCTCGAAACCCACTGACCGGATCTGA